The genomic window GAACGGTGTTGCGCATATTGCCGGTTCTATTGGGGACGAGGTTagttaacatttatttttttctagGCTTTGCATATGTTAGTCAGAAAATTGTAGGTTAGGTAGACGAATTAGAATTTATAGAATATTCCCTCTAGTTTGAAATTAGGCTTCGCATGCTAGGATGTTAGTTCACTGGTTAGGGAAAGGGATAGCTGACGTTAGTGAATTATTTTAGTTTGGTTAGGGTATTTGTATGATatgaagttttaaattttaaagcttTATAGTATTTTAACATTTCTGGCTGTTATTTATTAAAGTATGTGTGTTGTTATTTTTCCTATCGTGACTagggaatttttttattttttatttaggagAATTTGTTGATGGTTTAATATATTTGTATCCGGTTAGTTATGGCAAATTTTTTAAGGATAGGAGAATTTAATTGGACTCTGTATATCTTTGTTGTTCTGTGCAGCCCACTAGGTGTATATACAGTGTGAGACGGCAACAGAATATGCCCTTGCATGATAGGATCATCCCGTATTTAGAGAGGGCTGGATTGTACCATTTGGCCAGGCTAAACAGCCAATGGTTCTGGTTGGATGAGCCACTGGTTAGTGCGTTCGTTGAGAGGTGGCGTCCTGAGACGCATACGTTCCACATGCCTTTCGGAGAATGCACTGTGACATTGCAGGACGTGGCATTTCAGCTAGGGCTGCCTGTGGATGGGGAAGCTGTGAGTGGTTGCCTTGGTGAGTTTGAGAAATACATGGAGGGTGGCCGACCAGCTTGGGAGTGGTTTGAGGACCTATTCGGTGAGCGGCCTCCACCGAATAAGGTCAAGCAGATGACAGTACACTTTACCTGGTTTCACGAGAGGTTTAGGGTGCTACCACCAGATGTGAGCGAGGAGACTGTCCGCATCTACGCACGGGCCTACATCACGATGCTGTTATCCACTCAGTTATTTGGGGACAAGAGTGTGAACCGGGTACATATACAGTGGTTGCCATTTGTGGCAAACCTTGATGACATGGGGAGGTATAGCTGGGGGTCGGCCGCTCTAGCATGGCTGTACCGATGCATGTGTCGAGTAGCGAACAGAAATGTGACTAATCTTGCGGGCCCGCTCCAGTTGCTACAGAGTTGGATATTCTGGCGGTTTCCGTCTTTGAGGCCGGAAGGGTTTGAGGCTTTCTCTTTCCCACTGGCATCCAACAACAATGTCCCGCCATACTTGCCATAGAGGTGTGTTCCATCGATGCTTACGAGCGGCTTACAGTGGCGGAATGCCTCAATACACGGAGGGAATGTCCAAAACATCCGATGAAAGTAGACTCTATCTTCATCAACTTGGTCACCCACCCTAACCGGTGACGTCTTTAGTAGAGCAACGGAACCTTCCATCGTGCATGAGACTCCAAGGATCCACTGAGGCAGATCAGcatatgactcctcccaatcgcCATATATTTGCGCTactgccttctgcttcgccaaccacACCTTCCGATAACTAGACCGGAATCCATAAGTCGCCTCCGTTGCCTCTTGCAACACCTTGATCGACACCGACGCATCAGCTCGAACCAACGGATAGATTCTCGCACAAatgacatgataatcaagctGCTTGTGGTCGCTTGATATCGATGTGGCCATACACGTGTGCGGACCGTTGTACCTCCTAACTTTCCATGTGCTCTTCCTTTTTCGCATGACTATCCGAATCAACCACGTGCACCCGTTACCAAACTCCTTGCATCTTCCTTGGTATTTCAGATTGTCGGACTCCATAACCTTGTACTCAACTCCACGCCGAATACTGTAATCTTTTACACTCAACACGACTTCCTCTTTACTCTGGAAAGATTGGCCAATCTGAAATTCAGTCATAGGTGTCCCATCATGCATCCCCTGCCCATCGAATGTTGCATCTACATTCTGCTCTTGGCCGACGACTTCCAAGTTCAAAGAAGAGAGGTAGGGAGGGTACTCTTGTGTTGCAGAACCAGAACCTCCATGGGCTGAACGTCCACCTCTTGGAATATCATCCTCACTATCCCCACCAATATCGACAGGCTCCTCATCTTAATCATCGTCAAACAGTGCATTCTCAACTCGATCCGGTCCGGCATCGCATTCAAAATCAGAAACAACAGGACCAATATATGCATGAACAGCCCCAGCACGTTCGGGCTCCGCATTCGGAACGGCCACTGCTACCACAGGCATCGATGTTGATGCACCACCAGCTGGGGTCGACTGAGGATTAGGTGCCGATGCTCCAGAGCTATCCACACCATCTTCCAATTTCGCAAACCGCTCAGTTATCCTCACCTCCGAAAAACTACGCCTGCAGTGAAACAAGACCTGCAAGTCTTCATCCGACCCGATCACGAAGGTCTCATATCTCACACCAGTTGAGACAACGTCAATGGAAAtcttgtaaaataatttttttacccaCTTCGTCCCACACGTACCGAGCTTTCGTAATATGCTTTGCTTAATCTCTGCCAACGTATTCGACGATCGAATAAAAACACTAAGCGGTTCTCTATCTGTGAATTTTACACCATGCCTTTTGCTCTTTTGAATTTTTCCAAAGCAGTGAACTAGAGCCACAAAACTATCCTCCCCCTCCATTTGTGAATAACACTCTACCTCTCCACATTTGGCCCCTCTATGATTTATATAGGCAGCCCCATTCAGCCCatcacacgtaaaccgctactggcagtagcggtttacacacatacacacacgcACGTAAACTgctgctggcagcagcggtttacactcacacacacacacacgtaaaccgctactgccagtagcggtttacactcacacacacacgtacgtaaaccgctgctggcagcaacagtttacactcacacactcaCACATAAACCGCGACTGGTTGCAGCGGTTTATGCACacctgtaaaccgctactggcagtagcggtttacataaaatagtgaaacaatgcatttgcgtattgaatttggaaacaatgtatttgcgtaatATTGGGGGTCAAACAATTTAGATGCGTAAATTGCCCTTATTTTTGTGTCCAACTTTTCATCTTATTTAAGtcactaacattttaaaattgtctcaattttgtttCACCGTCAATTTTATTAACAGATCACTAATGATAGAACATTATTAAAACGATTTTAAAACGTTGAATGATTTAAATGTTAAAAATAACTTTGAAACTTATCCTATATATtaaagacaaaaacgatactttagtCTTTGAAATATTTTAGTAAATTAAATTTCAGTTTTCTCAATTCTCACATATGCGCCAACAGCATGTTTGTTGTTTGGAGTGTTTGTGTGAATATTGAT from Arachis ipaensis cultivar K30076 chromosome B09, Araip1.1, whole genome shotgun sequence includes these protein-coding regions:
- the LOC107616212 gene encoding uncharacterized protein LOC107616212 — protein: MEGEDSFVALVHCFGKIQKSKRHGVKFTDREPLSVFIRSSNTLAEIKQSILRKLGTCGTKWVKKLFYKISIDVVSTGVRYETFVIGSDEDLQVLFHCRRSFSEVRITERFAKLEDGVDSSGASAPNPQSTPAGGASTSMPVVAVAVPNAEPERAGAVHAYIGPVVSDFECDAGPDRVENALEDDIPRGGRSAHGGSGSATQEYPPYLSSLNLEVVGQEQNVDATFDGQGMHDGTPMTEFQIGQSFQSKEEVVLSVKDYSIRRGVEYKVMESDNLKYQGRCKEFGNGCTWLIRIVMRKRKSTWKVRRYNGPHTCMATSISSDHKQLDYHVICARIYPLVRADASVSIKVLQEATEATYGFRSSYRKVWLAKQKAVAQIYGDWEESYADLPQWILGVSCTMEGIPPL